The Elusimicrobiota bacterium genome has a segment encoding these proteins:
- a CDS encoding TonB-dependent receptor plug domain-containing protein, producing MRKVFAVSCVLLVSSCMSAVFGFEEVKFDSGTAFITLTRKPELQKNLSTNVSLVSQNKIRETNAITIGDLLKDSVGITEVSKTGTLGSTSNIRIRSGGDTSKQVLVMIDGLRMNNLATGAANLSLLPADNIERIEIVRGPSSSLYGSSALNGVVNIINKKPKGKELGLTLQSESYNTNVLKATYGDKNDIFSWLLSGSINRSDGWRENSDANSSHLNTNIGIDLKTSGKIKINLDYFSEESGIPGSNYTKLSVYDNMKERTATTPNARENDNNNYLQIGHEIPITENFNLNSKIFYRKTNMEYKDTDNFTFDNNTTDNAGVTLQLNAPKEIVIGADVQNQTYKKFNQLTEQEDIAKTFTINSFFIQKDFAFFPLRTTIGLRYDGHSVYGDQINPRLNSIYVLDPYTKFSLNIGRAFVGPTFEDLYSPKRTWDYFGYGGETKGNPTLVPEISCGYDVGMENILNENTTSRITLFRSDIQDKIEWVDNNVPTAGYVKYDLWKPENIGEAYNQGVEYEIDSNSSILPVIDYFSVPKDFSNQLNFTYVDSKGRNNSSEQFKTLQYTPQYRTNYSLTYENSFSLKQTISIEYTSEQKWIDDDAAEHKLSARLLFNYKITYNFDYTELFAAINNLSDVKYQSRENYPLPGIVFKAGITFRY from the coding sequence ATGAGAAAAGTATTTGCTGTGAGTTGTGTTTTGTTAGTTAGTTCGTGTATGTCAGCTGTTTTTGGTTTTGAAGAAGTAAAGTTCGATTCGGGCACCGCTTTTATCACCCTCACCCGCAAACCCGAGTTGCAAAAAAACTTATCGACAAATGTCAGTCTTGTCAGTCAAAACAAAATAAGGGAAACAAATGCGATAACTATAGGCGATCTGCTTAAGGACTCTGTCGGCATAACGGAAGTAAGCAAAACAGGAACTCTCGGATCAACAAGCAATATTCGTATCAGATCGGGAGGAGATACGAGTAAACAAGTCCTGGTTATGATCGACGGCCTTAGAATGAACAATTTAGCTACAGGAGCTGCAAATCTTAGCCTCCTGCCTGCCGATAATATTGAAAGAATAGAAATTGTCCGCGGGCCTTCGTCATCACTTTATGGCTCGAGCGCTTTGAATGGTGTTGTAAATATCATTAACAAAAAACCGAAAGGGAAAGAATTGGGGTTAACGCTGCAATCAGAAAGCTATAATACTAATGTTCTTAAAGCGACTTATGGTGATAAAAATGATATTTTCAGCTGGCTTCTTTCTGGCAGTATTAACCGAAGCGACGGCTGGCGCGAGAATAGCGATGCAAATAGTAGCCATTTAAACACTAATATCGGGATAGATCTAAAAACCTCCGGGAAAATAAAAATAAACCTTGACTATTTTTCAGAAGAATCTGGAATTCCAGGTTCAAACTATACAAAACTTTCCGTTTACGACAATATGAAAGAAAGAACAGCGACCACCCCTAACGCCAGAGAAAATGATAATAACAACTATTTGCAGATAGGGCATGAAATACCTATAACTGAAAATTTCAACCTTAATTCAAAAATATTTTACAGGAAAACAAACATGGAGTACAAGGATACCGATAATTTTACTTTTGATAATAATACGACGGATAATGCAGGCGTAACGTTACAGCTTAACGCACCTAAAGAAATTGTCATCGGGGCTGATGTTCAAAACCAGACTTATAAAAAATTCAATCAACTTACCGAACAGGAGGATATAGCCAAAACTTTTACGATCAACTCATTTTTTATACAAAAGGATTTTGCATTCTTCCCCCTGCGTACAACAATCGGCCTGAGATATGACGGCCATTCAGTTTACGGCGACCAAATAAACCCTCGCTTAAATTCGATATATGTTCTTGATCCTTATACAAAGTTCTCACTTAACATTGGAAGAGCCTTCGTCGGGCCGACCTTTGAAGACCTTTACTCTCCAAAAAGAACATGGGATTATTTTGGTTATGGCGGGGAAACCAAAGGGAATCCAACCCTGGTTCCGGAAATATCATGTGGTTATGACGTAGGGATGGAAAACATCCTGAATGAAAATACCACATCAAGAATTACGCTATTCCGCAGCGACATCCAGGACAAGATAGAATGGGTTGACAACAACGTGCCGACTGCGGGTTATGTCAAATACGATTTATGGAAACCAGAAAACATCGGAGAAGCTTACAATCAGGGGGTAGAATACGAAATCGATTCTAATTCAAGCATCCTTCCAGTAATCGATTATTTTTCTGTACCAAAGGACTTTTCAAACCAGTTAAATTTTACCTATGTTGATTCAAAAGGCAGAAACAACAGCAGCGAACAATTCAAAACACTTCAATATACGCCCCAATACCGCACAAACTATTCTTTAACCTATGAAAATTCCTTTAGTTTAAAACAAACAATCTCTATCGAATACACATCGGAGCAAAAATGGATAGACGATGATGCGGCCGAGCATAAATTGAGCGCCCGTTTACTTTTTAATTACAAAATCACATATAATTTCGATTACACAGAATTATTCGCTGCGATAAACAACCTGTCAGACGTTAAATATCAAAGCAGGGAAAATTACCCTCTTCCGGGTATAGTTTTTAAAGCTGGTATAACCTTCAGATATTAA
- the cobO gene encoding cob(I)yrinic acid a,c-diamide adenosyltransferase, with translation MKKGLIHVYTGEGKGKTTASVGLAVRAKSHGLKVLFVSFNKEPKKWGCGEYKIFKKIGIDTLCFAQKHPRFYKNTSLKTLKIECRAALECLNKTIKKKKYDLLILDEINVALNCGYLKEEEILSFLKTKPENLEIILTGRGATKKIIEKADLVSEIKKIKHPYDKGIIARKGIEF, from the coding sequence ATGAAAAAAGGCTTAATTCATGTTTATACAGGCGAAGGAAAAGGCAAGACCACGGCAAGCGTTGGGCTGGCTGTACGCGCAAAAAGCCATGGTTTGAAAGTGTTGTTTGTTTCTTTTAATAAAGAACCGAAAAAATGGGGCTGCGGGGAATATAAAATATTCAAAAAAATTGGCATTGATACTCTCTGCTTCGCTCAGAAACACCCTCGTTTTTACAAAAACACATCATTAAAAACCTTGAAAATTGAATGCCGAGCTGCTTTGGAATGCCTTAATAAAACCATAAAAAAGAAAAAATATGACCTACTCATTTTAGATGAAATTAATGTCGCTTTAAACTGCGGATATCTCAAAGAAGAAGAGATTCTTTCATTTCTAAAAACAAAACCGGAAAATTTAGAAATCATTTTGACAGGCCGCGGGGCAACCAAAAAAATAATCGAAAAAGCAGACCTGGTAAGCGAAATAAAAAAAATCAAGCACCCTTATGATAAAGGGATCATCGCAAGAAAAGGAATAGAATTCTGA
- a CDS encoding iron ABC transporter permease, with the protein MKKNYFILFLLIFTLILTFIVSLIFGGTKISFTELLSGLSSVPGINHTIIWKIRIPRILLSMLVGAGLAASGSVLQGILRNPLAEPYTLGISGGAAFGATIAVVLGISSLSLPVCAFLGALLSLLFVYLIASKKNFSVSTLILGGVILSFLFSAIILLIFAVSKTEKIQSTLLWLMGDLSNAETGLTTIVAGFTVAGIAILLLFSREIDILTLGEEKASYLGVDSANTIRTIFIIASFITGACVSASGIIGFVGLIIPHFIRKWSGPKHFTLIIFSSLAGAIFLCIADTFARSIIYPVELPVGVITGIFGGVFFIIFLLRSKNWEVF; encoded by the coding sequence ATGAAAAAAAACTATTTTATTCTTTTTTTGCTTATATTTACTTTAATTTTAACTTTTATTGTTTCTCTTATCTTTGGGGGTACAAAAATTTCGTTTACCGAACTATTATCCGGTTTAAGTTCAGTTCCCGGAATTAACCACACAATCATTTGGAAAATAAGAATACCGAGAATCCTATTAAGTATGTTGGTAGGAGCCGGGTTGGCTGCCAGCGGCAGTGTTTTACAGGGGATACTGCGAAATCCTTTAGCTGAGCCGTACACGCTTGGAATATCAGGCGGCGCCGCCTTTGGTGCAACCATTGCGGTTGTTTTGGGAATAAGTTCGTTAAGTTTGCCGGTTTGTGCCTTTTTGGGAGCTTTATTATCATTATTATTTGTTTACTTAATTGCATCAAAAAAGAACTTTTCAGTTTCAACTTTGATTTTAGGCGGAGTTATTTTAAGTTTTCTTTTTTCTGCAATAATCCTATTGATATTTGCAGTTTCTAAAACAGAGAAAATCCAATCAACGCTTCTTTGGCTTATGGGCGACCTGTCAAATGCTGAAACAGGTTTAACAACAATTGTAGCCGGATTTACGGTTGCAGGTATAGCGATTCTTTTACTTTTCAGCCGGGAAATAGATATTCTTACATTAGGTGAAGAAAAAGCATCCTATCTTGGGGTCGATTCAGCCAACACAATAAGAACCATTTTCATCATTGCTTCGTTTATTACCGGCGCATGTGTATCAGCTTCCGGCATAATCGGGTTTGTAGGCCTTATCATCCCGCATTTTATACGCAAATGGAGCGGGCCAAAACATTTTACGCTTATTATTTTTTCAAGCCTTGCCGGCGCTATTTTCCTTTGTATCGCTGATACTTTCGCCAGAAGTATTATTTATCCGGTAGAATTGCCCGTAGGAGTGATTACCGGAATTTTCGGCGGAGTGTTCTTTATTATTTTCTTGTTAAGATCTAAAAACTGGGAAGTATTCTAA
- the cobS gene encoding adenosylcobinamide-GDP ribazoletransferase, translating into MTGFISAIEFLTIIPIKSKNFSLQKSIVYFPFVGMIIGSILVGAHIILKTIFPRMICDAITLIILILSTGALHLDGFADTIDGILGGRDKDEMLKIMSDEHIGTFAVVGIFCLLLLKFIFIFQMPENILYPSLVLMPILGKFSMVLSLVKGRPAKTNGLGSLFIGNSGTITLLISGLVTLLCCIFFFSLKGLFLFAGISIFTLILKEYFTSKIDGLTGDTIGAIHETVELAVLMAIFLLRK; encoded by the coding sequence ATGACTGGATTTATTTCTGCAATTGAATTTTTAACCATAATACCAATAAAATCTAAAAACTTTTCCCTGCAAAAGTCTATAGTTTACTTTCCTTTTGTAGGAATGATTATTGGTTCAATACTTGTAGGTGCGCATATCATATTAAAAACAATTTTCCCTAGAATGATATGCGATGCAATTACTTTGATAATTCTAATTTTATCAACCGGCGCGCTTCACCTGGATGGTTTTGCGGATACAATTGATGGTATTTTGGGCGGCAGGGACAAGGACGAGATGCTCAAAATCATGTCAGACGAGCACATAGGCACTTTTGCCGTAGTAGGCATTTTTTGCTTACTCTTACTGAAATTCATTTTCATCTTTCAAATGCCCGAAAATATTTTATACCCTTCTTTGGTATTAATGCCGATTCTTGGAAAATTTTCTATGGTTTTGTCTCTTGTAAAAGGCAGGCCGGCAAAAACCAACGGACTTGGTTCACTCTTTATAGGAAACAGCGGTACGATTACGTTGCTTATTTCCGGTCTTGTGACACTTTTATGCTGTATTTTCTTCTTTTCCCTTAAAGGGCTATTTCTATTTGCCGGTATTTCAATCTTTACTTTAATCTTAAAAGAATACTTCACAAGTAAAATTGACGGGTTGACAGGCGATACAATAGGAGCAATTCACGAAACTGTAGAACTCGCCGTATTGATGGCTATTTTCTTGCTGAGAAAATGA
- a CDS encoding ABC transporter substrate-binding protein, which produces MKKILFFLLILHFNTKIFAGNTPGRIISLAPAITEELYLLGVQDNLLGVTTYCDYPEEAKKKEKIGTYLEPNIEKIVRLKPDIILASKEGQKKEIVLRMKSYGLKVYALEPCNNFKEISEQFLLLGKLLGKEKKAIDILSALNEKTTRLTNKTKKTAKVKVFWQLGAEPLMTISKNTFIDEMITLAGGQNIAHEGPLRYPRFNKEEVLRQNPDVIILVAMGAVTETEKKQWQKYSDLKAVKNSRIFVIDTRITCNPTPVNFVEAIEIVSKLLHPELFK; this is translated from the coding sequence ATGAAAAAAATATTATTTTTTCTATTAATTTTGCACTTTAACACCAAAATATTTGCCGGTAATACCCCGGGGAGGATAATTTCTCTTGCGCCCGCTATAACCGAAGAGCTCTATTTACTGGGTGTTCAGGACAATCTTCTAGGAGTGACTACGTATTGTGATTACCCGGAAGAGGCAAAGAAAAAAGAAAAAATAGGAACCTACCTGGAACCTAATATTGAAAAAATTGTCAGGCTTAAGCCGGATATCATCCTGGCCTCCAAAGAGGGCCAAAAAAAAGAAATTGTCTTAAGAATGAAAAGTTACGGACTAAAAGTTTATGCTCTTGAACCCTGTAATAATTTCAAAGAAATATCGGAACAATTTCTTCTGCTTGGCAAGCTTTTAGGAAAAGAAAAAAAGGCGATTGATATACTCTCAGCTTTGAATGAAAAGACAACCAGGTTAACGAACAAAACAAAAAAAACAGCTAAAGTAAAAGTATTTTGGCAGCTAGGCGCTGAACCTCTGATGACAATAAGCAAGAATACTTTCATTGATGAAATGATAACCCTTGCAGGCGGCCAAAATATTGCACATGAAGGGCCTTTACGTTATCCGCGCTTTAATAAGGAAGAAGTACTAAGACAGAACCCCGATGTAATTATACTTGTCGCCATGGGCGCCGTAACAGAAACCGAAAAAAAACAATGGCAGAAATATTCCGACTTGAAAGCCGTTAAAAACAGCAGGATATTCGTTATAGATACAAGAATAACCTGTAATCCTACACCTGTCAATTTTGTGGAAGCTATTGAAATTGTGAGTAAATTATTGCACCCTGAATTATTCAAATGA
- a CDS encoding diphthine--ammonia ligase, whose amino-acid sequence MLTNIISSWSGGKDSCLATYKAMKEGHEIKFLVNFISEETKRGCFHGIDCMLMKTQSEAIGIPIIQQSVPADMKEYENIFKKTVKELKEKHAVEGMVFGDIYLDEHREWVERVCKEIGITAIEPLWKQDPNIVASEFINLGFKSIITSAKAELFDKNFVGKDFNTELVSNLINRKICSCGENGEFHSFVYDGPIFNKKIEITKTETVYKDTFWKAYFLDIQKYSLIKKPN is encoded by the coding sequence ATTCTGACGAATATTATCTCCTCCTGGAGCGGCGGCAAAGATAGCTGTTTAGCTACATACAAAGCAATGAAAGAAGGGCATGAAATAAAGTTCCTTGTTAATTTCATTTCCGAAGAAACAAAAAGAGGGTGTTTTCACGGAATAGATTGCATGCTGATGAAAACCCAGAGCGAAGCGATAGGAATACCGATTATCCAGCAGAGCGTGCCTGCTGACATGAAAGAATACGAAAATATTTTTAAAAAAACTGTAAAAGAACTAAAAGAAAAGCATGCTGTTGAAGGTATGGTCTTCGGAGATATTTATCTTGATGAGCACCGCGAATGGGTTGAACGCGTCTGCAAAGAAATCGGCATAACAGCAATAGAGCCGCTTTGGAAGCAGGACCCGAATATCGTTGCATCTGAATTCATCAATCTAGGATTTAAATCGATAATAACCAGCGCAAAAGCCGAGCTTTTCGATAAGAATTTTGTGGGGAAGGACTTCAATACTGAACTTGTAAGTAATCTGATAAACCGCAAAATATGTTCCTGCGGAGAAAACGGCGAATTTCATTCGTTTGTTTATGACGGTCCTATTTTCAATAAAAAAATTGAAATAACAAAAACAGAGACAGTTTATAAAGACACCTTTTGGAAAGCTTACTTTTTGGATATTCAGAAATACAGTTTAATCAAAAAACCAAACTAA
- a CDS encoding ABC transporter ATP-binding protein, which translates to MNLLEIYNLSCGYAGKEIIKNISFSVNEGSFLGILGPNGAGKTTLFRSLTKIIKPIEGKIFFQGKALSDLSAKDLAKEIAVLPQILDVPFSFSIEEFVLLGRHPHLKRLEAPGKKDFDIAQKAMMELNIADLKHRKIRDLSGGERQRVLIAQALAQEPKLLLLDEPVNHLDIKHQIEILDLLRDLNKTGLTVVIILHDLNLASEYCDDLLLLNEGKIHTYGKARDVLKYEILEEVYKTVLLVEKNPLSGKPYILLISKDTRAKGIHKESL; encoded by the coding sequence TTGAACCTATTAGAAATCTATAACCTTTCATGCGGCTACGCGGGCAAAGAAATTATAAAAAACATTTCTTTTTCTGTAAATGAAGGCAGCTTTTTAGGGATACTCGGACCAAACGGCGCAGGAAAAACTACTCTTTTCAGGTCTTTAACAAAAATCATTAAGCCTATAGAAGGTAAAATATTTTTCCAGGGCAAGGCCCTCTCTGATTTATCGGCAAAAGACCTCGCTAAGGAAATTGCCGTGCTGCCGCAAATCCTTGATGTCCCTTTTTCTTTTTCTATCGAAGAATTTGTTTTATTGGGCAGGCACCCTCATCTAAAACGATTAGAAGCCCCGGGAAAGAAAGACTTTGATATTGCCCAAAAAGCGATGATGGAATTAAATATTGCTGATTTAAAACACAGGAAGATAAGGGACTTGTCCGGAGGAGAACGGCAAAGAGTGCTTATAGCGCAAGCACTGGCGCAGGAACCAAAACTTTTATTACTTGATGAACCTGTAAATCATCTGGATATAAAACATCAGATAGAAATTTTAGATTTACTTAGAGATTTAAATAAAACAGGCCTCACCGTAGTAATTATTTTACACGACCTTAACCTGGCATCAGAGTATTGCGATGATTTGCTTTTATTGAATGAGGGTAAAATTCATACCTATGGAAAAGCGCGGGATGTGCTGAAATACGAAATTCTGGAAGAAGTCTATAAAACCGTCCTCCTAGTTGAAAAAAATCCATTATCAGGAAAACCTTATATTTTGCTGATTTCTAAAGACACTCGGGCGAAGGGTATTCATAAAGAGAGTTTATGA